The following coding sequences are from one Gemmatimonadota bacterium window:
- a CDS encoding ATP-binding cassette domain-containing protein, whose translation MTLVLRADSIRKSYGTRAVLNAATLRATAGTLTYLIGRNGCGKSTLLRIAAGELTPDGGVVSYKGRAALRQRWHRLARDGFSYLPDRDLLSPRRTVRQHLDAVVAQFRLAGYGSAVETCQLEALLDARCGELSTGERRRAEVATILVRRPDCLLADEPYRHLDPVDRQIIAAALREITAQGCAVVVTGHEVADLVLSVDAVVWCTDGTTYELGTPQQALTDWRLVKDYLGEGRASDLLAELEAMVPPLRPSETERVGAAE comes from the coding sequence ATGACGCTGGTCCTCCGCGCCGACAGCATCCGCAAGTCCTACGGAACGCGGGCCGTCTTGAACGCCGCGACACTGCGCGCGACTGCTGGGACACTCACCTACCTGATCGGTCGGAACGGGTGCGGCAAGTCGACGCTGCTGCGCATCGCCGCAGGGGAGCTCACGCCGGATGGCGGCGTCGTCTCGTACAAGGGACGTGCGGCCCTGCGCCAGCGATGGCATCGTCTGGCGCGCGATGGCTTCAGCTACCTGCCGGACCGTGACCTGCTCTCACCGCGTCGGACGGTGCGGCAGCATCTCGATGCCGTGGTCGCGCAGTTCCGGCTCGCGGGCTATGGATCGGCGGTCGAGACGTGTCAGCTGGAGGCGTTGCTCGATGCGCGCTGTGGCGAGCTGTCGACCGGCGAGCGGCGTCGCGCCGAAGTGGCGACGATCCTCGTGCGGCGGCCGGACTGCCTGCTGGCCGATGAGCCTTATCGCCATCTCGATCCGGTCGATCGCCAGATCATCGCGGCCGCGTTGCGCGAGATCACGGCGCAGGGCTGCGCGGTCGTCGTCACCGGGCACGAGGTGGCGGACCTGGTGCTGAGCGTCGACGCCGTCGTCTGGTGTACCGACGGCACGACCTACGAACTCGGGACACCGCAGCAGGCGCTGACCGATTGGCGCCTGGTCAAGGACTATCTGGGTGAGGGGCGTGCGAGTGATTTGCTGGCGGAGCTTGAAGCGATGGTGCCGCCCTTGCGTCCATCGGAGACAGAGCGGGTCGGGGCCGCCGAGTGA
- a CDS encoding VOC family protein, whose amino-acid sequence MSHLALVALVVRDYDPAIDFFVNVLQFELVEDTPSLTNDGRPKRWVVVRPVGGETGILLARADGAHQEAAIGQQFAGRVGFFLRVDDFDATYQRMVAAGVTFVGAPREESYGKVVVFLDLEGNRWDLLGRGHAERGEGA is encoded by the coding sequence ATGTCCCACCTCGCCCTCGTCGCCCTCGTGGTCCGCGACTACGACCCGGCGATCGACTTCTTCGTCAACGTCCTGCAGTTCGAGTTGGTCGAGGACACGCCCTCGCTCACGAACGACGGGCGGCCGAAGCGATGGGTGGTGGTGCGTCCGGTCGGGGGCGAGACGGGGATCCTCCTCGCGCGGGCCGACGGGGCGCACCAGGAAGCGGCCATTGGCCAGCAGTTCGCCGGGCGGGTCGGCTTCTTCCTGCGCGTCGACGACTTCGACGCGACGTATCAGCGGATGGTCGCGGCCGGGGTGACGTTCGTGGGCGCACCGCGCGAGGAGTCGTACGGGAAGGTGGTCGTCTTCCTCGATCTGGAAGGGAATCGGTGGGACTTGTTGGGCCGTGGTCATGCCGAGCGCGGCGAGGGTGCCTGA